One window from the genome of Mucilaginibacter ginsenosidivorans encodes:
- the hisF gene encoding imidazole glycerol phosphate synthase subunit HisF, translated as MLSKRIIPCLDVKDGRTVKGVNFVDLRDAGDPVELAWNYSQQGADELVFLDITATHERRKTMVELVKAVARQINIPFTIGGGINEIADADALLEAGADKISINSAAVRNPALIDELAKAFGVQFVIVAVDTRRVGDQNLVHLNGGRIATEKETFDWILEAESRGAGEILLTSMDHDGTKGGFDNSFLKKINDAVHIPVIASGGAGSVQHFVDVFEQTNVDAALAASVFHYGEILIPDLKEVLRKNNIEVRQTN; from the coding sequence GTGCTTTCAAAGAGAATAATCCCTTGCCTGGATGTTAAAGATGGCCGCACTGTAAAAGGCGTCAACTTCGTCGATCTGCGCGATGCGGGCGACCCGGTTGAACTGGCCTGGAACTATTCGCAGCAAGGTGCCGATGAATTGGTTTTTTTGGATATTACCGCCACACACGAGCGCCGGAAGACCATGGTCGAACTGGTAAAAGCCGTTGCAAGACAGATCAACATCCCTTTCACTATTGGTGGGGGCATCAACGAAATTGCCGACGCGGACGCCTTGCTTGAGGCAGGAGCTGATAAAATATCCATCAATTCGGCTGCAGTGCGCAACCCGGCTCTGATAGATGAGCTGGCAAAAGCTTTCGGGGTGCAGTTTGTTATCGTGGCGGTGGATACCCGGCGTGTTGGCGATCAAAACCTGGTACACCTGAACGGCGGCCGCATAGCAACCGAAAAAGAAACATTTGACTGGATACTGGAAGCTGAAAGTCGCGGTGCAGGCGAGATCCTGCTTACATCCATGGACCACGATGGCACTAAGGGTGGATTTGATAATAGCTTCCTTAAAAAAATAAACGATGCGGTGCATATACCGGTGATCGCGTCAGGCGGTGCCGGTTCGGTACAGCATTTTGTGGATGTGTTTGAGCAAACCAATGTGGATGCGGCTTTGGCGGCTTCGGTTTTTCATTATGGCGAGATTTTGATACCGGATCTGAAGGAGGTTTTGAGAAAGAACAATATAGAGGTGAGGCAGACTAATTAA